Proteins encoded within one genomic window of Columba livia isolate bColLiv1 breed racing homer chromosome 1, bColLiv1.pat.W.v2, whole genome shotgun sequence:
- the TBC1D15 gene encoding TBC1 domain family member 15 isoform X2, whose translation MAAPPSGKVIYEQEGVFIHSSCGKNDDQDSLISGILRVIEKENEVIVDWRPLDDTLDTSNILCAGKDSSSVVEWTQTPKEKCSRGADRPSSYEAEWDMVTTVSFKKKPHSNGDATTHANGESKWSFLFSLTDLKSIKQNKEGMGWSYLVFCLKDDVKLPALHFHHGDSKLLIKCLEKHVVLNESPQDKRILLVNSQNKSLSQSFENLFDEPSYGLLQKLKKDPYTVTMGRFSKVTNYIFDSFRLSDPSNQRRPPSEMADFLNDAIPGLKINQQEEPGFEVITRIDLGKQPEVSRREPVSAEEWAKNMDSDGRILNVDYIKQSIFKGGLCHTLRKEAWKFLLGYFPWNSTKEERANLQKMKTDEYFRMKLQWKSVSEEQEKRNSRLRDYRSLIEKDVNRTDRTNKFYEGEDNPGLILLHDILMTYCMYDFDLGYVQGMSDLLSPVLYVMENEVDAFWCFVSYMEQMHENFEEQMQGMKTQLIQLSTLLRLLDSGFCSYLESQDSGYLYFCFRWLLIRFKREFSFQDILRLWEVMWTELPCQNFHLLLCCAILESEKQQIMDKHYGFNEILKHINELSMKIDVEYILCKAEAISMQMMNCKELPQAVSEILGIENSSVTPDSDNGEDESAAVLSCPTSLYQSVSTPVTAANGTTDSTQQMSETQS comes from the exons ATGGCGGCGCCTCCGAGCGGCAAG GTTATATACGAGCAAGAAGGAGTTTTTATTCATTCATCCTGTGGAAAAAATGATGACCAGGACAGCTTAATATCGGGAATACTACGTGTCATAGAAAAG GAAAATGAAGTAATAGTAGACTGGAGACCTCTGGATGATACTTTGGATACGTCTAATATCCTCTGTGCTGGAAAG GATTCTAGTTCTGTTGTGGAGTGGACTCAAACccctaaagaaaaatgttcccGAGGAGCAGACCGTCCAAGCAGTTATGAAGCAGAATGGGACATGGTCACCACAgtctcttttaaaaagaaacctcATTCAAATGGAG atgctACAACTCATGCAAATGGAGAAAGCAAGTGGTCGTTCCTGTTCAGTTTGACAGATCTGaaatcaatcaaacaaaacaaagaaggcATGGGATGGTCATATTTGGTGTTCTGTCTGAAGGATGATGTGAAGCTTCCAGCTCTTCACTTTCATCATGGAGATAGCAAGCTATTGATTAAATGCCTTGAAAAGCATGTTGTGCTGAATGA ATCTCCACAGGATAAGCGAATACTTCTTGTGAATTCTCAGAACAAGTCTCTGTCTCAGTCTTTTGAAAATCTCTTTGATGAACCATCATATGGCTTATTACAA AAATTGAAGAAAGATCCATACACAGTAACAATGGGAAGATTTTCCAAAGTTACCAACTATATTTTTGACAGTTTCCGGTTAAGTGACCCTTCAAATCAAAGGCGACCACCATCAGAAATGGCAGACTTTCTTAATGATGCTATTCCAGGACTAAAGATAAATCAGCAGGAAGAACCAGGATTTGAAGTCATTACACGA ATCGATCTAGGAAAACAGCCTGAAGTTAGTAGAAGAGAGCCTGTGTCAGCTGAAGAATGGGCAAAGAATATGGATTCTGATGGAAGAATTTTAAATGTTGACTACATAAAGCAGTCGATATTCAAAGGG GGTCTCTGCCATACTTTAAGAAAAGAAGCATGGAAATTTCTGTTGGGGTATTTTCCTTGGAACAGCACTAAAGAAGAGAGAGCAAATCTACAAAAAATGAAAAC ggATGAATATTTCAGGATGAAACTGCAGTGGAAATCTGTCAGTGAGGAACAGGAAAAACGAAATTCAAGATTAAGAGATTACCGGAGTCTTATAG aaaaagaTGTAAACAGAACAGATCGAACAAATAAATTCTACGAAGGCGAAGATAATCCAGGATTGATTTTACTTCACGATATTTTGATGACCTATTGCATGTATGACTTCGACTTAG GTTACGTCCAGGGGATGAGTGACTTGCTGTCACCTGTCTTGTATGTCATGGAGAATGAAGTAGATGCCTTTTGGTGCTTTGTATCGTACATGGAACAAATG CATGAGAATTTTGAAGAACAGATGCAGGGTATGAAGACACAACTAATTCAACTGAGTACTTTGCTTCGCTTACTAGACAGTGGATTTTGCAGTTATTTAG AATCTCAAGACTCAGGCTacctttatttttgcttccGATGGCTTCTTATCAGATTTAAAAGGGAATTCAGCTTTCAAGATATACTTCGACTTTGGGAG GTCATGTGGACAGAATTGCCTTGCCAGAATTTTCATCTTCTCCTTTGTTGTGCTATCTTAgaatctgaaaaacagcaaataatGGACAAGCACTATGgctttaatgaaatattaaag catATTAATGAACTGTCTATGAAAATTGATGTGGAATATATACTCTGCAAAGCAGAAGCAATTTCTATGCAGATGATGAATTGCAAG GAATTGCCTCAAGCAGTCAGTGAGATCCTGGGGATTGAAAACAGTTCTGTAACACCAGATTCAGATAATGGAGAGGATGAAAGTGCAGCTGTGTTGAGTTGTCCCACGTCATTGTATCAGAGTGTCTCAACACCTGTAACTGCTGCCAATGGAACAACAGACAGCACTCAACAGATGTCTGAGACGCAGAGCTGA
- the TBC1D15 gene encoding TBC1 domain family member 15 isoform X1: MFTVETVLPRQALTLSTVNRPVFSLITHCSCVIYEQEGVFIHSSCGKNDDQDSLISGILRVIEKENEVIVDWRPLDDTLDTSNILCAGKDSSSVVEWTQTPKEKCSRGADRPSSYEAEWDMVTTVSFKKKPHSNGDATTHANGESKWSFLFSLTDLKSIKQNKEGMGWSYLVFCLKDDVKLPALHFHHGDSKLLIKCLEKHVVLNESPQDKRILLVNSQNKSLSQSFENLFDEPSYGLLQKLKKDPYTVTMGRFSKVTNYIFDSFRLSDPSNQRRPPSEMADFLNDAIPGLKINQQEEPGFEVITRIDLGKQPEVSRREPVSAEEWAKNMDSDGRILNVDYIKQSIFKGGLCHTLRKEAWKFLLGYFPWNSTKEERANLQKMKTDEYFRMKLQWKSVSEEQEKRNSRLRDYRSLIEKDVNRTDRTNKFYEGEDNPGLILLHDILMTYCMYDFDLGYVQGMSDLLSPVLYVMENEVDAFWCFVSYMEQMHENFEEQMQGMKTQLIQLSTLLRLLDSGFCSYLESQDSGYLYFCFRWLLIRFKREFSFQDILRLWEVMWTELPCQNFHLLLCCAILESEKQQIMDKHYGFNEILKHINELSMKIDVEYILCKAEAISMQMMNCKELPQAVSEILGIENSSVTPDSDNGEDESAAVLSCPTSLYQSVSTPVTAANGTTDSTQQMSETQS, translated from the exons ATGTTCACAGTAGAAACTGTATTACCACGTCAAGCTCTTACTCTCAGTACCGTGAATAGACCTGTATTTTCACTGATAACACACTGCTCTTGC GTTATATACGAGCAAGAAGGAGTTTTTATTCATTCATCCTGTGGAAAAAATGATGACCAGGACAGCTTAATATCGGGAATACTACGTGTCATAGAAAAG GAAAATGAAGTAATAGTAGACTGGAGACCTCTGGATGATACTTTGGATACGTCTAATATCCTCTGTGCTGGAAAG GATTCTAGTTCTGTTGTGGAGTGGACTCAAACccctaaagaaaaatgttcccGAGGAGCAGACCGTCCAAGCAGTTATGAAGCAGAATGGGACATGGTCACCACAgtctcttttaaaaagaaacctcATTCAAATGGAG atgctACAACTCATGCAAATGGAGAAAGCAAGTGGTCGTTCCTGTTCAGTTTGACAGATCTGaaatcaatcaaacaaaacaaagaaggcATGGGATGGTCATATTTGGTGTTCTGTCTGAAGGATGATGTGAAGCTTCCAGCTCTTCACTTTCATCATGGAGATAGCAAGCTATTGATTAAATGCCTTGAAAAGCATGTTGTGCTGAATGA ATCTCCACAGGATAAGCGAATACTTCTTGTGAATTCTCAGAACAAGTCTCTGTCTCAGTCTTTTGAAAATCTCTTTGATGAACCATCATATGGCTTATTACAA AAATTGAAGAAAGATCCATACACAGTAACAATGGGAAGATTTTCCAAAGTTACCAACTATATTTTTGACAGTTTCCGGTTAAGTGACCCTTCAAATCAAAGGCGACCACCATCAGAAATGGCAGACTTTCTTAATGATGCTATTCCAGGACTAAAGATAAATCAGCAGGAAGAACCAGGATTTGAAGTCATTACACGA ATCGATCTAGGAAAACAGCCTGAAGTTAGTAGAAGAGAGCCTGTGTCAGCTGAAGAATGGGCAAAGAATATGGATTCTGATGGAAGAATTTTAAATGTTGACTACATAAAGCAGTCGATATTCAAAGGG GGTCTCTGCCATACTTTAAGAAAAGAAGCATGGAAATTTCTGTTGGGGTATTTTCCTTGGAACAGCACTAAAGAAGAGAGAGCAAATCTACAAAAAATGAAAAC ggATGAATATTTCAGGATGAAACTGCAGTGGAAATCTGTCAGTGAGGAACAGGAAAAACGAAATTCAAGATTAAGAGATTACCGGAGTCTTATAG aaaaagaTGTAAACAGAACAGATCGAACAAATAAATTCTACGAAGGCGAAGATAATCCAGGATTGATTTTACTTCACGATATTTTGATGACCTATTGCATGTATGACTTCGACTTAG GTTACGTCCAGGGGATGAGTGACTTGCTGTCACCTGTCTTGTATGTCATGGAGAATGAAGTAGATGCCTTTTGGTGCTTTGTATCGTACATGGAACAAATG CATGAGAATTTTGAAGAACAGATGCAGGGTATGAAGACACAACTAATTCAACTGAGTACTTTGCTTCGCTTACTAGACAGTGGATTTTGCAGTTATTTAG AATCTCAAGACTCAGGCTacctttatttttgcttccGATGGCTTCTTATCAGATTTAAAAGGGAATTCAGCTTTCAAGATATACTTCGACTTTGGGAG GTCATGTGGACAGAATTGCCTTGCCAGAATTTTCATCTTCTCCTTTGTTGTGCTATCTTAgaatctgaaaaacagcaaataatGGACAAGCACTATGgctttaatgaaatattaaag catATTAATGAACTGTCTATGAAAATTGATGTGGAATATATACTCTGCAAAGCAGAAGCAATTTCTATGCAGATGATGAATTGCAAG GAATTGCCTCAAGCAGTCAGTGAGATCCTGGGGATTGAAAACAGTTCTGTAACACCAGATTCAGATAATGGAGAGGATGAAAGTGCAGCTGTGTTGAGTTGTCCCACGTCATTGTATCAGAGTGTCTCAACACCTGTAACTGCTGCCAATGGAACAACAGACAGCACTCAACAGATGTCTGAGACGCAGAGCTGA
- the TBC1D15 gene encoding TBC1 domain family member 15 isoform X3: MVTTVSFKKKPHSNGDATTHANGESKWSFLFSLTDLKSIKQNKEGMGWSYLVFCLKDDVKLPALHFHHGDSKLLIKCLEKHVVLNESPQDKRILLVNSQNKSLSQSFENLFDEPSYGLLQKLKKDPYTVTMGRFSKVTNYIFDSFRLSDPSNQRRPPSEMADFLNDAIPGLKINQQEEPGFEVITRIDLGKQPEVSRREPVSAEEWAKNMDSDGRILNVDYIKQSIFKGGLCHTLRKEAWKFLLGYFPWNSTKEERANLQKMKTDEYFRMKLQWKSVSEEQEKRNSRLRDYRSLIEKDVNRTDRTNKFYEGEDNPGLILLHDILMTYCMYDFDLGYVQGMSDLLSPVLYVMENEVDAFWCFVSYMEQMHENFEEQMQGMKTQLIQLSTLLRLLDSGFCSYLESQDSGYLYFCFRWLLIRFKREFSFQDILRLWEVMWTELPCQNFHLLLCCAILESEKQQIMDKHYGFNEILKHINELSMKIDVEYILCKAEAISMQMMNCKELPQAVSEILGIENSSVTPDSDNGEDESAAVLSCPTSLYQSVSTPVTAANGTTDSTQQMSETQS; the protein is encoded by the exons ATGGTCACCACAgtctcttttaaaaagaaacctcATTCAAATGGAG atgctACAACTCATGCAAATGGAGAAAGCAAGTGGTCGTTCCTGTTCAGTTTGACAGATCTGaaatcaatcaaacaaaacaaagaaggcATGGGATGGTCATATTTGGTGTTCTGTCTGAAGGATGATGTGAAGCTTCCAGCTCTTCACTTTCATCATGGAGATAGCAAGCTATTGATTAAATGCCTTGAAAAGCATGTTGTGCTGAATGA ATCTCCACAGGATAAGCGAATACTTCTTGTGAATTCTCAGAACAAGTCTCTGTCTCAGTCTTTTGAAAATCTCTTTGATGAACCATCATATGGCTTATTACAA AAATTGAAGAAAGATCCATACACAGTAACAATGGGAAGATTTTCCAAAGTTACCAACTATATTTTTGACAGTTTCCGGTTAAGTGACCCTTCAAATCAAAGGCGACCACCATCAGAAATGGCAGACTTTCTTAATGATGCTATTCCAGGACTAAAGATAAATCAGCAGGAAGAACCAGGATTTGAAGTCATTACACGA ATCGATCTAGGAAAACAGCCTGAAGTTAGTAGAAGAGAGCCTGTGTCAGCTGAAGAATGGGCAAAGAATATGGATTCTGATGGAAGAATTTTAAATGTTGACTACATAAAGCAGTCGATATTCAAAGGG GGTCTCTGCCATACTTTAAGAAAAGAAGCATGGAAATTTCTGTTGGGGTATTTTCCTTGGAACAGCACTAAAGAAGAGAGAGCAAATCTACAAAAAATGAAAAC ggATGAATATTTCAGGATGAAACTGCAGTGGAAATCTGTCAGTGAGGAACAGGAAAAACGAAATTCAAGATTAAGAGATTACCGGAGTCTTATAG aaaaagaTGTAAACAGAACAGATCGAACAAATAAATTCTACGAAGGCGAAGATAATCCAGGATTGATTTTACTTCACGATATTTTGATGACCTATTGCATGTATGACTTCGACTTAG GTTACGTCCAGGGGATGAGTGACTTGCTGTCACCTGTCTTGTATGTCATGGAGAATGAAGTAGATGCCTTTTGGTGCTTTGTATCGTACATGGAACAAATG CATGAGAATTTTGAAGAACAGATGCAGGGTATGAAGACACAACTAATTCAACTGAGTACTTTGCTTCGCTTACTAGACAGTGGATTTTGCAGTTATTTAG AATCTCAAGACTCAGGCTacctttatttttgcttccGATGGCTTCTTATCAGATTTAAAAGGGAATTCAGCTTTCAAGATATACTTCGACTTTGGGAG GTCATGTGGACAGAATTGCCTTGCCAGAATTTTCATCTTCTCCTTTGTTGTGCTATCTTAgaatctgaaaaacagcaaataatGGACAAGCACTATGgctttaatgaaatattaaag catATTAATGAACTGTCTATGAAAATTGATGTGGAATATATACTCTGCAAAGCAGAAGCAATTTCTATGCAGATGATGAATTGCAAG GAATTGCCTCAAGCAGTCAGTGAGATCCTGGGGATTGAAAACAGTTCTGTAACACCAGATTCAGATAATGGAGAGGATGAAAGTGCAGCTGTGTTGAGTTGTCCCACGTCATTGTATCAGAGTGTCTCAACACCTGTAACTGCTGCCAATGGAACAACAGACAGCACTCAACAGATGTCTGAGACGCAGAGCTGA